The Ferviditalea candida DNA segment TCCGCTTCAGTGAGCGGTTCGAGCGGATGAAGAGAGACGGCTCCGGAAGGAAACATCGTTGCGGACGAATCGGTACTCATTGTTTTTTCTTCACTCCCATTCTGTTTTTTTATATCACTTTCGATGACGCATGGCATCAATTCATAGCTTTCAAACTTTCGGGAACGGTTTGCCCGCCGTCCACGATGATGGTTTGCCCTGTGATGTAACCCGCTTCTTTGGAAGCCAGAAAAACAGCCGTATAAGCAATATCCTCGACACTGCCAAGCCTTTTCAGCGGGATGGAGGCAGCCATTCCGGCCAAATATTCCTCGCCCAAACTTTGCAATCCCTCAGTCATGATGTTGCCGGGCATGATGGCATTGATCGTGATGCCGTGATTGGCCAATTCGAGCGCCGCGCTGCGCATCAATCCCAGCTGTGCGGCTTTGCTCGCTCCATAATGAGCCCAACCTGCATATCCCGTTACCGGCCCTGTAATGGAAGAGGTGATGATGATGCGGCCGAATTCCGCGAACTTCAAATACGGCAAGCACACCTGTATGGCAAACAGCGTTCCTCTTGCGTTTGTGTCCATTACGGCATCCCAGTCCTCCGCAGCCATCGTCATCAGCGGAGCGTTCGGGAAAATACCTGCATTGGCGCAGAGGACGTCGATACCTCAGGCATCGGCCACACGTTCGGCCATCTGCTGCATCGAAGCAACCAACTGTTCCTGGCTCTCAAATAGCGAAATCGGCACACCAATTCCTTTGGCCATAGCCGCATTTGTTCTCGACATGTCCCTTTTCATGACCGCGCACACTTGCTCTAGAATAAAACTAATGCCTATGAACAAGACTCACAGGCATTGTTCTTATGCGTGCTCTCTGCTGTTTGGTTATGAAGTTACTTTGTGATAAGGACCGTCCAAACAATTAATATAGATCTCAATCCCGGGTAACTTGCACAGCCCACACAATTAGGGTGTTATTCATAATACTTGTAATGTCATAATAATTATCCGTTCAAGGAAGTCAGATAACGAATCCCTGACAAATTCCATTGCGATAGTGCTCCCGAGGAAGTTCAGTAAATCTTTAAACAATCGATTTTGATGGATAAACATGATCTCTCTATACAGGAAAAGAAAAAACCTGCATTTTTTCAGCTAGTGTCCTCAAGCAAATATATTTATTTCGTCAACAATCCGTCAACTGCCGTAAAACCTATCCCGAATCTCAAGCACAAAGCGTGCTTTCTACAATTTATTCGGCAGGGCTTCGGGCTAGTGAAGGAGCCCATCTGCAAATTTCGGATATTCACAGTGCGAACATGCGCATTTTGATTCGTCAAGGGAAAGGGAACAAGGATCAAACTACTTATCACCTCATTTATCTTGAAAAACAAATCGAACTGGTCGAGCAGGATATCCGTCGCCGGTTAGCCGACAAGCAGGAAGCATTGGACCTGCTGACCACGATACCGGGTGTGAACGAACAGGCCGCCTCCATCATAATTGCGGAAATCGGGACGAACATGAACAACTTCAAGGACGATCATCATTTAGCCGCACTCCATCTCTACATCGTCGTTGATGGTTAATTTTGAACAATTAAGGGATTTCAGATGCCTCGGAATCATTTACCAAACTGTCCAAATACAACAGCTTGCACTTATCGATTCGATTTTTCGAACAACAAAAAGCCTCCAGGTTTTTCGGAGGCTTCAAATTACTTTTTATCGTTATTCGGCAATAAGCTGAAAAGGAAGATCCCTTCGACAATTGAATACAAATCATTATAGTAAAAATTCGGGTAACGTTTGGCATTATTCAATTTAGCATGTTCTGGAGGATGAACATGATATGGTTCCGTTTCCGTTTGATAATCCTCTTTATCATGAGACTCAGAGTGAAACTTTGCAAGTAACGTTTTTTTGTCAGAAGCAACCCAATCGTAATAAAACTCCTTAATGAGTTGTTGCTTCGTTAAATTTTCTGTTATGTACAATAGGGAGCCGTCCGAAAACACGATAGTTGCTCTTTGGACGAGAAAAGAGCTGTTTAATCCCGTGCTATCCGTCTCCCTGATGAGTTGAATAGCATCGCCAAACGTTTTTTG contains these protein-coding regions:
- a CDS encoding toxin-antitoxin system TumE family protein — encoded protein: MEESPERNWRFMIGNPKTNLKELQKTFGDAIQLIRETDSTGLNSSFLVQRATIVFSDGSLLYITENLTKQQLIKEFYYDWVASDKKTLLAKFHSESHDKEDYQTETEPYHVHPPEHAKLNNAKRYPNFYYNDLYSIVEGIFLFSLLPNNDKK
- a CDS encoding tyrosine-type recombinase/integrase — translated: MLSTIYSAGLRASEGAHLQISDIHSANMRILIRQGKGNKDQTTYHLIYLEKQIELVEQDIRRRLADKQEALDLLTTIPGVNEQAASIIIAEIGTNMNNFKDDHHLAALHLYIVVDG